One part of the Terriglobia bacterium genome encodes these proteins:
- a CDS encoding trypsin-like peptidase domain-containing protein, whose amino-acid sequence MKSACAAIALVAATALAPGAAPLEPSVVRIVSQRQATDAYSPWSSGSVETLTGSGFVIAGGLIMTDAHVVADSRMVIVFLYGDPNPHEARVVTAGHDCDLALVRPVEAGLLDRTPPLEFGGLPALRSTVETYGYPAQGDQISSTRGVVSRIEMQVYVHSGVDRHLAVQTDAAINPGNSGGPVVQEGKVVGVAFQNTPGLQGVGFLIPCEVVRHFLTDVADGRYDGYPELGDRWSGLQNAAARKALGMAERESGVRVDGVYAGSSAEGLLEPGDALLEIEGRAIGNDGTIADGPLRLPFGVVVDRRQVGDTLRLRILRRGERRELSVPLGPFEASRRLGNAYDRRPRYFVWAGLVFTPLDREMVKTYGNDWRQDADKVLLYDLFERPKFDRALARGERVVLLRTLDHPVNAHIAWNRNIMVARVDRREILGLGDLVDAIEKAKGPYVVIEFAGAGRLIAIDREQAQRAQHEILESYGVPADRYLGEKEAP is encoded by the coding sequence GTGAAATCCGCCTGCGCCGCCATCGCCCTCGTAGCGGCCACCGCCCTCGCGCCCGGCGCGGCGCCGCTCGAGCCCTCGGTGGTCCGGATCGTGAGCCAGCGTCAGGCCACGGATGCGTACAGCCCGTGGTCCTCGGGATCCGTCGAGACGCTCACCGGCAGCGGCTTCGTGATCGCGGGCGGACTCATCATGACCGACGCCCACGTCGTCGCCGATTCTCGCATGGTGATCGTGTTCCTGTACGGCGATCCGAACCCCCACGAGGCGCGGGTCGTGACCGCCGGCCACGATTGCGACCTGGCCCTGGTGCGCCCCGTCGAGGCGGGGCTCCTCGATCGGACGCCCCCGCTCGAGTTCGGGGGCCTTCCGGCCCTGCGATCCACCGTGGAGACATACGGCTATCCGGCCCAGGGGGATCAGATCTCCTCGACGCGGGGGGTCGTGTCCCGCATCGAGATGCAGGTCTACGTCCATTCCGGCGTCGACCGCCATCTCGCGGTTCAAACCGACGCGGCCATCAACCCCGGCAACAGCGGCGGTCCGGTCGTCCAGGAGGGGAAAGTCGTCGGCGTGGCCTTTCAGAACACGCCGGGGCTGCAAGGCGTCGGCTTCCTGATCCCCTGCGAGGTCGTCCGGCACTTCCTGACCGACGTCGCCGACGGCCGCTACGACGGTTACCCCGAGCTGGGCGATCGGTGGTCGGGTCTCCAGAACGCCGCCGCCCGAAAGGCCCTGGGAATGGCAGAACGGGAGTCCGGCGTCCGGGTGGATGGCGTGTACGCGGGGTCGAGCGCCGAGGGGCTGCTCGAGCCCGGGGACGCGCTGCTCGAGATCGAGGGCCGGGCCATCGGCAACGACGGGACCATCGCAGATGGCCCGCTCCGGCTCCCGTTCGGCGTCGTCGTCGATCGGCGGCAGGTGGGCGACACGCTGCGCCTGCGGATCCTGCGCCGCGGCGAGCGTCGCGAGCTGTCGGTCCCGCTCGGACCCTTCGAGGCCTCGAGGCGTCTCGGCAACGCCTACGACCGCCGCCCGCGGTACTTCGTCTGGGCCGGGCTGGTGTTCACGCCCTTGGACCGGGAGATGGTGAAGACGTACGGAAACGACTGGCGCCAGGACGCCGACAAGGTGCTCCTCTACGATCTGTTCGAGCGGCCGAAGTTCGACCGGGCGCTCGCCCGGGGCGAGCGGGTCGTGCTGCTGCGGACGCTGGACCATCCGGTGAACGCGCACATCGCGTGGAACCGGAACATCATGGTCGCGCGCGTGGACCGGCGCGAGATCCTGGGCCTCGGCGATTTGGTCGATGCCATCGAGAAGGCGAAAGGCCCCTACGTGGTCATCGAGTTCGCCGGTGCCGGCCGGCTCATCGCGATCGACCGCGAGCAGGCGCAGCGAGCGCAGCACGAGATCCTCGAGAGCTACGGCGTTCCGGCGGACCGCTACCTCGGCGAGAAGGAGGCGCCTTGA
- a CDS encoding DUF4388 domain-containing protein: MSLFGTLPEIRLSDLLQLLAASHKTGRLQVVQNHRATNVFFRNGRVESCSADDPAKLLGQFLLFQGVITEDVLRRAMAEQEATGDSLRTILVSRQLVTASELERIVLAKAEETLYGLFDLEEATFSFRENVAPGPKDTAVVLDVADIVVRGMGRIAERQRIRKLFGDPATLPQRTDRPVSSHVFDDWPTRQVYKAADGERTVGEIVLQVHGTEFLTTRRLFDLHALGLIEVAGIRPRPVSPPVDHDRAREQREDLKHGILPLSASPTSPASAASDESGENIDRARALIAAGDPEAALVILGDAHRDDPSDSAVRRLIAQAEKVLLDQITRGGLSPEKVPVRIVPFAELGREGLAPAEEFILSLSDGSWDVRSLLWVSPMRAVEVASIVNGLKERGLIELRD, encoded by the coding sequence ATGTCCCTTTTCGGCACCTTACCCGAGATACGTCTTTCCGACCTGCTCCAGCTACTCGCGGCGTCGCACAAGACCGGCCGGCTTCAGGTGGTGCAGAACCACCGGGCGACGAACGTCTTCTTCCGGAACGGCCGTGTCGAGAGCTGTTCCGCGGACGATCCCGCCAAGCTCCTCGGTCAGTTCCTGCTCTTCCAGGGCGTGATCACCGAGGACGTGCTGCGACGGGCGATGGCCGAGCAGGAGGCGACGGGAGACAGCCTGAGGACGATCCTCGTCTCGAGGCAGCTCGTGACCGCTTCTGAGCTGGAACGCATCGTCCTGGCCAAGGCCGAGGAGACGCTCTACGGGCTTTTCGACCTGGAAGAGGCCACGTTCTCGTTCAGGGAGAACGTGGCCCCGGGACCGAAGGACACCGCGGTGGTCCTCGACGTTGCCGACATCGTCGTCCGAGGGATGGGCCGGATCGCGGAACGGCAGCGGATCCGAAAGCTCTTCGGCGATCCGGCCACGCTGCCGCAGCGGACCGACCGACCCGTTTCCAGCCACGTGTTCGACGACTGGCCGACACGGCAGGTCTACAAGGCGGCGGACGGCGAGCGCACGGTGGGAGAGATCGTCCTGCAGGTCCACGGAACCGAGTTCCTGACGACCCGGCGCCTCTTCGACCTTCACGCCCTGGGGTTGATCGAGGTCGCCGGCATCCGGCCGCGACCGGTCTCTCCGCCGGTCGACCACGACCGGGCGCGGGAACAACGCGAGGATCTAAAGCACGGCATTCTCCCCCTGTCGGCGTCCCCGACGAGTCCGGCGTCCGCGGCGTCGGACGAATCGGGCGAGAACATCGATCGCGCGAGGGCTCTCATCGCCGCGGGCGACCCCGAGGCCGCGCTGGTGATCCTCGGCGACGCGCACCGGGACGACCCGAGCGACAGCGCCGTCCGCAGGCTCATCGCTCAGGCGGAAAAGGTCCTCCTCGACCAGATAACCCGGGGCGGGCTGTCGCCCGAGAAGGTGCCGGTGCGCATCGTGCCCTTCGCGGAGCTGGGACGAGAGGGGCTGGCACCCGCCGAGGAGTTCATCCTGAGCCTCAGCGACGGCTCCTGGGATGTCC